In Helianthus annuus cultivar XRQ/B chromosome 3, HanXRQr2.0-SUNRISE, whole genome shotgun sequence, a single window of DNA contains:
- the LOC110930929 gene encoding anthocyanidin 3-O-glucosyltransferase 2-like, protein MANTAELVFIPAPGLGHIMSTIEVAKLFVNRDQRLSITVLVIKPPSSSSGSAITAYFESLAKNAINRVTFVELPQDDAPPMHDPKSFVASFNEYIESHCKHVRKVVAELLSQPGSGRLAGFVVDMFCTCMVDVANEFNVPTNVFFTSSAAFLGYELFMQTLNDDEKQDVVELSNADTEVSVPSFVKPVPTKVFWDVLRTKDGLEFAMLGARKLREVNAIMVNTFLELETHAVESLSADISVPKVYPVGPLLNLEGSSGKPSDDDVIRWLDSQPPASVVLLCFGSMGSFDEVQVKEIARALEQSGHRFVWSLRRPPSNGTTKVPSDYEDPGVVLPEGFLERTNGVGKVIGWAPQVALLAHSAVGGFVSHCGWNSLLESIWFGVPVATWPVYAEQQMNAFEMVVELGLSVEIKCDYIKNLFDPKAKTPIVSAEVIENGIRRVMEDKEVRRKAKEMSEKSQAAVAEGGSSYAAVGNLIQDFISNIS, encoded by the coding sequence ATGGCAAATACAGCAGAGCTTGTATTCATCCCAGCCCCTGGCCTTGGTCACATCATGTCAACCATCGAGGTCGCAAAGTTATTCGTGAACCGCGATCAACGTCTTTCCATAACCGTCCTTGTCATCAAGCCTCCTAGCTCGAGTTCTGGCTCGGCTATCACCGCCTACTTCGAATCATTAGCCAAAAACGCTATTAATCGCGTAACGTTTGTAGAACTCCCTCAAGACGACGCCCCGCCTATGCATGACCCGAAGTCTTTTGTGGCTTCTTTCAATGAATACATTGAAAGTCATTGTAAACATGTTAGAAAGGTTGTGGCTGAGTTGCTGAGTCAACCGGGTTCGGGCCGGCTCGCTGGGTTTGTGGTGGACATGTTTTGTACATGCATGGTAGATGTGGCTAATGAGTTTAATGTTCCTACCAATGTTTTCTTCACTTCTAGTGCTGCTTTTCTTGGATATGAATTATTTATGCAAACACTCAATGATGATGAGAAGCAAGACGTTGTTGAGCTCAGCAACGCGGATACCGAGGTGTCGGTTCCGAGTTTTGTCAAGCCGGTGCCAACTAAAGTCTTTTGGGATGTGCTCCGGACTAAAGACGGACTCGAGTTTGCTATGTTGGGTGCGCGGAAACTTAGAGAGGTTAACGCAATTATGGTTAATACATTTTTGGAACTCGAGACACATGCTGTCGAGTCGTTGTCTGCTGACATCAGCGTCCCAAAGGTTTACCCAGTGGGACCCCTACTCAACCTAGAGGGTTCTTCTGGGAAACCGTCGGACGATGATGTCATCAGATGGTTGGATAGTCAACCACCTGCGTCGGTTGTATTGTTGTGTTTTGGGAGTATGGGTAGTTTTGATGAGGTCCAAGTGAAGGAGATTGCACGTGCTTTAGAGCAGAGTGGTCACCGGTTCGTGTGGTCCCTACGTCGACCGCCATCTAACGGAACAACAAAAGTCCCTAGTGATTACGAGGATCCGGGAGTGGTATTGCCGGAGGGGTTTTTGGAGCGAACAAATGGAGTCGGGAAAGTTATCGGGTGGGCCCCACAGGTCGCGTTGCTGGCTCATAGTGCGGTTGGAGGGTTCGTGTCGCACTGTGGATGGAACTCGCTGTTGGAGAGTATTTGGTTTGGTGTACCAGTGGCTACATGGCCGGTGTACGCCGAGCAACAGATGAATGCGTTTGAAATGGTGGTGGAGTTGGGACTGTCGGTCGAGATAAAGTGTGATTATATAAAGAATTTGTTTGATCCTAAAGCTAAGACCCCCATCGTTAGCGCTGAGGTGATAGAAAATGGGATACGACGGGTGATGGAGGATAAAGAGGTTAGAAGAAAAGCGAAAGAGATGAGTGAGAAGAGTCAGGCAGCGGTGGCTGAGGGCGGTTCGTCGTATGCGGCTGTTGGCAATCTTATTCAGGACTTTATAAGTAACATTTCCTAA
- the LOC110932633 gene encoding extensin-like — protein MVHIHSLLILLSVAISSSTPSLANHWPTIHRKPKPSHLRHKQPIFPVVSMLPPPKPIHWTTPKRHVPMAPPMYMVPPIDSQSPPSRVYTSPPDFEASPPPSRDIRMSPLINSQPPSSHDYTSPPNFQVSPSPSRDAPITPPMYIVPPINSQLPPPPPPHVYTSTPNFELSPPPTRHGHVAPPTYMVTPINSQPPPSHAYTLPPDFEVRPPPTRPTRMVPSNYQPPPSYVYTPPPVLEKSPPPTLIFTSPPTNEIPSPPSYGNQAPIRELPPSLEPIDDPPIDDQPPQTPIDTPPSIDQQPPLLDPIDYPPIEDEPSQTTTDMPPPPTNDDQPPKTPNDVSPPSDDQPPQTPIDMPSPSDDQPPETPIEMPLPSDDQPLPQTPIDMPSPSDDQPPETSIDVPLPGDDEPPETPIDVPSSGDDQPPETYIDLPSPGDDQPSEAPIDVPSTGDDQPPEASIDMPSPDDDQPPETPIDVPSPGDDQPPEAPIDMPSPGDDHPSKNPIDVPSSGDDQPQEKPIDVPSSGDDQPPENSIDVPSPGDDQPLDSPIDLPSPGDDQPPETPIDLPSPGDDQPPETPVDVPSPSDEQPPETPIDMPPLSEDQPLETPIDLPSPSDDQPPEIPIDVPPPSDDQPPETPIDVPPPSDDQAPETSIDVPPPSDDQAPQALVNVSPPSGNQPPQLPVGVLPPNDDHPPPTPVGVPPPNDGQQPQTPIGVPSPSDDQAPQTSVNVPPPSGNQPPQLPVGVLPPNDDHPPPTPVGVPPPNDDQPPQTPIGMPSPSDDQSPKPPTNMSSPSDNQPLPKAPIDRPSPSDNQPPKTPIHLPPPSDDQPPQTPIGLPPPSYDQPPPIDDQPPHTPIAIPPIHDQPPQTPIDMPLPFENQPPQTPVMPPPIENQPPQTPVNVPPPMEYKPPQTSVDVPPPKEDQPPQSPIGLPPPIKDQPPDNTSFMPPPVKKQPPENLPPRPKPHTWRPFAPHSRYPHYPSHRWHPPGTDGD, from the coding sequence ATGGTTCACATACACTCTCTATTGATACTTCTTAGTGTAGCTATATCATCCTCTACCCCTTCCTTGGCCAACCACTGGCCAACAATCCATCGGAAGCCAAAACCGTCGCACCTTCGACACAAACAACCAATATTTCCAGTGGTGTCAATGTTACCTCCTCCTAAACCAATCCATTGGACAACACCAAAGAGACATGTTCCCATGGCACCACCAATGTATATGGTACCACCTATCGACTCGCAATCACCACCATCACGAGTCTACACGTCACCACCAGATTTTGAGGCTAGTCCACCACCATCAAGAGACATTCGCATGTCACCACTTATCAACTCACAACCACCATCGTCGCATGATTATACATCACCACCAAATTTTCAGGTTAGTCCATCACCATCACGAGATGCTCCCATAACACCACCAATGTACATAGTACCACCTATCAACTCTCaattaccaccaccaccaccaccacatgtTTACACATCTACACCAAATTTTGAGCTTAGTCCACCACCGACAAGACATGGTCACGTGGCACCACCAACCTACATGGTAACACCCATCAACTCGCAACCACCCCCATCACATGCCTATACACTACCACCAGATTTTGAGGTTAGGCCACCACCAACAAGACCTACTCGCATGGTGCCATCCAACTaccaaccaccaccatcataTGTCTACACACCACCCCCTGTATTAGAAAAAAGTCCACCACCAACTCTTATCTTCACATCACCTCCAACAAATGAAATTCCATCACCGCCATCTTATGGCAATCAAGCACCAATTAGAGAACTACCACCTTCACTTGAGCCTATTGATGATCCACCTATCGATGACCAACCACCACAAACTCCAATAGACACGCCACCCTCAATTGATCAACAACCACCTCTATTGGATCCTATTGACTATCCACCTATAGAGGATGAGCCATCACAAACTACAACTGACATGCCACCACCACCCACAAATGATGATCAACCACCAAAAACTCCCAATGATGTGTCGCCACCAAGTGACGATCAACCACCACAAACTCCCATTGACATGCCATCACCAAGTGACGATCAACCGCCAGAAACTCCTATTGAAATGCCATTGCCAAGTGACGATCAACCATTGCCACAAACTCCTATTGACATGCCATCACCAAGTGACGATCAACCACCAGAAACTTCTATTGACGTGCCATTACCAGGTGATGATGAACCGCCAGAAACTCCTATTGACGTGCCATCATCAGGTGATGATCAACCACCAGAAACTTATATTGACCTGCCATCACCAGGTGATGATCAACCGTCAGAAGCTCCTATTGACGTGCCATCAACAGGTGACGATCAACCGCCAGAAGCTTCAATTGACATGCCATCACCAGATGACGATCAACCACCAGAAACTCCCATTGACGTGCCATCACCAGGTGACGATCAACCGCCAGAAGCTCCCATTGACATGCCATCACCAGGTGACGATCATCCGTCAAAAAATCCCATTGACGTGCCATCATCTGGTGACGATCAACCACAAGAAAAACCCATTGATGTGCCATCATCAGGTGACGATCAACCACCAGAAAATTCCATTGACGTGCCATCTCCTGGTGATGATCAACCACTAGATTCTCCCATTGACCTTCCATCACCAGGTGACGATCAACCGCCAGAAACTCCCATTGACCTGCCATCACCAGGTGACGATCAACCGCCAGAAACTCCTGTAGATGTGCCATCACCAAGTGATGAACAACCACCAGAAACTCCTATTGACATGCCACCACTAAGTGAAGATCAACCGCTAGAAACTCCTATTGACTTGCCATCACCAAGTGACGATCAACCGCCAGAAATTCCTATTGACGTTCCACCACCAAGTGACGATCAACCACCAGAAACTCCTATTGACGTGCCACCACCAAGTGACGATCAAGCGCCAGAAACTTCTATTGACGTGCCACCACCAAGTGACGATCAAGCGCCACAAGCTCTAGTTAACGTGTCACCACCAAGTGGCAATCAACCGCCACAACTTCCCGTTGGCGTGCTACCACCAAATGACGATCATCCACCACCAACTCCTGTAGGTGTCCCACCACCAAATGACGGTCAACAGCCACAAACTCCCATTGGCGTGCCATCACCAAGTGACGATCAAGCGCCACAAACTTCGGTTAACGTGCCACCACCAAGTGGCAATCAACCGCCACAACTTCCCGTTGGCGTGCTACCACCAAATGACGATCATCCACCACCAACTCCCGTAGGTGTGCCACCACCAAATGACGATCAACCGCCACAAACTCCCATTGGCATGCCATCACCAAGTGACGATCAATCGCCAAAACCTCCTACGAACATGTCATCACCAAGTGACAATCAACCATTGCCAAAGGCTCCCATTGATAGGCCATCACCAAGTGACAATCAACCGCCGAAAACTCCCATCCACTTGCCACCACCAAGTGATGATCAACCGCCGCAAACTCCCATCGGTTTGCCACCACCTAGTTACGATCAACCACCACCAATTGATGATCAACCACCACATACTCCAATTGCCATTCCCCCAATTCACGATCAACCACCACAAACTCCAATCGACATGCCACTACCATTTGAAAATCAACCCCCACAAACTCCTGTCATGCCACCACCAATTGAAAATCAACCACCACAAACTCCTGTCAATGTGCCACCGCCCATGGAGTATAAACCACCACAAACTTCGGTCGATGTGCCACCACCCAAGGAAGATCAACCGCCACAAAGTCCCATCGGCTTGCCACCACCCATCAAGGATCAACCACCTGACAATACGAGCTTTATGCCACCGCCTGTTAAGAAGCAACCACCTGAAAATCTTCCGCCAAGACCAAAACCACATACGTGGAGACCATTTGCACCTCACAGTCGTTACCCACATTACCCTTCACACAGATGGCATCCACCTGGCACTGATGGTGACTAG